The following are from one region of the Streptomyces changanensis genome:
- a CDS encoding PP2C family protein-serine/threonine phosphatase yields the protein MSDQCRDTDGRRMLAGLLTASHLMPLELLPSKTAEHAAAVGFSHVLIYLGDLQREVLRLLTGEGLDAGRGAVGEESELKIDGTVAGRAYQHGDILPAGPAGQDGNHWWVPLLDGTERLGVLRVTTEHADARAREDMILLAAVIALIIDSKRRSSDSHARLTRTQPLNIAAEMQWHLMPPRSYADGRVMIAAAMEPAYAISGDAYDYATAGHVVHLSILDAMGHDTAAGLTAHLAMGACRNARRQGAGLVEISERIEEALIEQYHQRRYATGILADLDTRSGVLTWVNRGHHPPVIIRGGRWGTHLSCRPAHPMGTDLGLPVTLCQDQLEPGDRLVLYTDGITEARGAGDQEFGLGRFTDFLVRLHADGLPVPETLRRLVHAVLEYHDGRLQDDATVLFCEWLGPAAHLTDRAAALAGLPSRDPADPSGAGGSAAP from the coding sequence ATGAGCGACCAGTGCCGCGACACGGACGGCCGGCGGATGCTGGCCGGCCTGTTGACCGCCAGCCATCTGATGCCCCTCGAACTGCTGCCGTCCAAGACCGCCGAGCACGCGGCGGCCGTGGGCTTCAGCCACGTGCTGATCTACCTCGGCGACCTCCAGCGGGAGGTGCTGCGGCTGCTGACCGGTGAGGGCCTCGACGCCGGGCGGGGGGCCGTGGGCGAGGAGAGCGAGCTGAAGATCGACGGCACCGTGGCGGGGCGCGCCTACCAGCACGGGGACATCCTGCCGGCGGGTCCGGCGGGCCAGGACGGGAACCACTGGTGGGTCCCCCTCCTGGACGGCACCGAGCGGCTGGGCGTGCTGCGGGTCACCACCGAACACGCCGACGCGCGCGCACGCGAGGACATGATCCTGCTCGCCGCGGTGATCGCCCTGATCATCGACAGCAAGCGGCGCAGCAGCGACTCCCACGCGCGGCTGACGCGGACCCAGCCGCTGAACATCGCCGCCGAGATGCAGTGGCACCTGATGCCGCCACGCAGCTACGCCGACGGCCGGGTGATGATCGCCGCCGCGATGGAGCCCGCCTACGCCATCAGCGGTGACGCCTACGACTACGCCACCGCGGGCCACGTGGTCCACCTGTCGATCCTGGACGCGATGGGCCACGACACCGCCGCCGGCCTGACCGCCCACCTGGCCATGGGTGCCTGCCGCAACGCGCGGCGTCAGGGCGCCGGGCTGGTCGAGATCTCGGAGCGGATCGAGGAGGCGCTGATCGAGCAGTACCACCAGCGGCGCTACGCCACCGGCATCCTCGCCGACCTCGACACCCGGAGCGGCGTGCTGACCTGGGTCAACCGGGGCCACCACCCGCCGGTGATCATCCGCGGCGGGCGCTGGGGCACCCACCTGAGCTGCCGCCCCGCGCACCCGATGGGCACCGACCTCGGCCTGCCCGTCACGCTGTGCCAGGACCAACTGGAGCCGGGAGACCGGCTCGTGCTGTACACCGACGGCATCACCGAGGCCCGGGGGGCCGGTGACCAGGAGTTCGGGCTGGGCCGCTTCACCGACTTCCTCGTCCGCCTCCACGCGGACGGCCTGCCGGTGCCCGAGACCCTGCGCCGCCTCGTCCACGCCGTGCTCGAGTACCACGACGGCCGGTTGCAGGACGACGCCACCGTGCTGTTCTGCGAATGGCTCGGTCCGGCGGCGCACCTCACCGACCGGGCAGCGGCCCTGGCCGGTCTGCCGTCCCGGGACCCCGCGGACCCAAGCGGTGCCGGCGGGAGCGCCGCGCCGTGA
- a CDS encoding glycoside hydrolase family 6 protein, whose product MTLRTPLRRRLAPLAVPLALAAVWPGPAAAAPAASGLYLDPHTQVSTWLAQNPGDERAPRIKAHIADVPRATWFASYEPQRVRADVRAVTGAAEQAGRIPALVAYMIPNRDCNSHSAGGAPDLPRYQEWITQFAQGLGSGEVIVLLEPDAIVQATRGDQCRGVDVPARLAALKQAGATIKRTAPNARVYYDAGHSGWQVEPRYLLEAGVAQGDGIVTNVSNFRTTADETAYGKALLDRLGAPSLGLVVDTSRNGNGPHPSAEWCNPEGRALGTRPTLTTGDPRVHGYLWVKQPGESDGSCRGYKPAGQFDPVLADQLVRNAAGGPGPSDPQPEQPGTRACAAVYKPGSSWGTGHTAELAVTNGGAALDGWTLSWTFPGGQRMTQHWNMTAVQGGATVTARPVAHNTRLDRDRSVTVGYAADGAPGKPSGVTLDGTSCTVS is encoded by the coding sequence GTGACCCTGCGAACACCCCTCCGCCGCCGCCTGGCCCCCTTGGCCGTACCGCTCGCCCTCGCCGCGGTCTGGCCCGGCCCCGCCGCCGCGGCCCCGGCGGCGTCCGGCCTGTACCTCGACCCGCACACGCAGGTGAGCACGTGGCTGGCGCAGAACCCCGGCGACGAGCGGGCGCCCCGCATCAAGGCGCACATCGCCGACGTTCCGCGGGCCACGTGGTTCGCCTCGTACGAGCCGCAGAGGGTCAGGGCCGACGTGCGGGCCGTGACCGGCGCGGCCGAGCAGGCCGGCCGGATTCCCGCCCTGGTCGCGTACATGATCCCCAACCGGGACTGCAACAGCCACTCCGCGGGCGGCGCCCCCGACCTGCCGCGGTACCAGGAGTGGATCACGCAGTTCGCCCAGGGGCTGGGCAGTGGCGAGGTCATCGTCCTGCTGGAGCCGGACGCCATCGTCCAGGCCACCCGCGGTGACCAGTGCCGGGGGGTCGACGTCCCGGCGCGGCTCGCCGCGCTGAAGCAGGCCGGCGCGACCATCAAGCGGACCGCGCCGAACGCCAGGGTCTACTACGACGCCGGGCACAGCGGCTGGCAGGTGGAGCCCCGGTACCTGCTGGAGGCGGGCGTGGCCCAGGGCGACGGCATCGTCACCAACGTCTCCAACTTCCGTACGACGGCGGACGAGACGGCCTACGGCAAGGCGCTGCTCGACCGGTTGGGCGCGCCCTCGCTCGGCCTCGTCGTCGACACCAGCCGCAACGGCAACGGCCCCCACCCGAGCGCCGAGTGGTGCAACCCGGAGGGTCGGGCGCTCGGCACCCGGCCCACCCTGACGACCGGTGACCCGCGGGTCCACGGCTACCTGTGGGTCAAGCAGCCCGGCGAGTCGGACGGCAGCTGCCGCGGGTACAAGCCGGCCGGCCAGTTCGACCCGGTCCTCGCCGACCAGCTCGTACGCAACGCGGCCGGCGGCCCCGGCCCCTCGGACCCGCAGCCGGAGCAGCCCGGCACCCGCGCCTGCGCGGCCGTGTACAAGCCCGGCTCGTCCTGGGGGACCGGCCACACCGCCGAGTTGGCCGTGACCAACGGCGGGGCCGCACTCGACGGATGGACGCTCTCCTGGACCTTCCCGGGTGGCCAGCGGATGACGCAGCACTGGAACATGACCGCCGTACAGGGCGGCGCCACCGTCACCGCCCGGCCGGTCGCGCACAACACCCGGCTGGACCGGGACCGGTCGGTGACCGTCGGGTACGCGGCCGACGGCGCTCCGGGCAAGCCGTCCGGGGTGACGCTCGACGGGACCTCCTGCACCGTCTCCTGA
- a CDS encoding ABC-F family ATP-binding cassette domain-containing protein yields MRDRAHTAVPASVAQLSVKDITKSYGTRTVLDQVSFTVRPGEKAAVVGENGSGKSTLLRLLAAAEEPDAGEVTVRFPGGTGHLTQTLDLTPDRTVQDAVDLALADLRDLERRLRAAEERLGEAPDDELTAYGELLDAYEDRGGYEADARVDAALHGLGLAGVARDRVLGSLSGGEQSRLALACVLAAAPELLLLDEPTNHLDATAVRWLEEHLRAHRGTVVAVTHDRGFLERVATTILEVDRDARTVHRYGDGWAGYRAAKAAARRRAEQEHAEWLQAVCRAEELLEAAGRRLATSGRDPRQGFGKHRRSHEAKLGGQVRAVRERLAHLRRGPVPPPPEPLRFTAALTTGAGERSAHGEDPAGGGDAAGDGRPAGGAHAAGRPLAELDGVTVAGRLRLDGLLTIAPGQRLLVTGANGAGKTTLLRVVAGDLQPDTGLVRRPAMTGYLPQELPARSTRLPLVAAFAAGRPGPLEEHAARLLTLGLFREEDLHVPVAELSAGQQRRLQLARLVTRPAALLVLDEPTNHVALDLVEDLEAALAVYPGAVVAVSHDRGFRERFPGERLELSGGRRR; encoded by the coding sequence ATGCGCGACCGCGCCCACACCGCCGTGCCCGCCTCCGTGGCACAGCTCTCCGTCAAGGACATCACCAAGTCCTACGGCACCCGCACCGTCCTCGACCAGGTCTCCTTCACCGTCCGCCCCGGCGAGAAGGCCGCCGTCGTCGGCGAGAACGGCTCTGGGAAGTCCACCCTGCTCCGGCTGCTCGCCGCGGCCGAGGAGCCGGACGCGGGGGAGGTCACCGTCCGCTTCCCCGGCGGCACCGGGCACCTCACCCAGACCCTCGACCTCACCCCCGACCGCACCGTGCAGGACGCCGTCGACCTCGCCCTCGCCGACCTGCGCGACCTGGAGCGTCGGTTGCGCGCGGCGGAGGAACGCCTCGGCGAGGCGCCGGACGACGAGCTGACCGCGTACGGCGAACTGCTCGACGCGTACGAGGACCGCGGCGGGTACGAGGCGGACGCCCGCGTCGACGCCGCCCTCCACGGCCTAGGCCTCGCCGGCGTCGCCCGTGACCGCGTGCTCGGCTCGCTCTCCGGCGGAGAGCAGTCACGGCTCGCGCTCGCCTGTGTGCTGGCCGCCGCCCCGGAGCTGTTGCTCCTCGACGAGCCGACGAACCACCTCGACGCGACGGCCGTGCGCTGGCTGGAGGAACACCTGCGCGCCCACCGCGGCACGGTGGTCGCGGTCACCCACGACCGGGGCTTCCTGGAACGCGTCGCCACCACGATCCTCGAGGTCGACCGGGACGCGCGCACCGTGCACCGGTACGGCGACGGCTGGGCCGGCTACCGCGCCGCGAAGGCCGCGGCCCGGCGCCGCGCGGAGCAGGAGCACGCGGAATGGCTCCAGGCGGTGTGCCGGGCCGAGGAACTGCTCGAAGCCGCCGGGAGACGCCTCGCCACGTCCGGCAGGGACCCGCGGCAGGGCTTCGGCAAGCACCGTCGCTCGCACGAGGCGAAGCTCGGCGGCCAGGTCCGGGCGGTCCGCGAACGCCTGGCCCACCTCCGCCGCGGCCCGGTGCCACCGCCGCCCGAGCCCCTGCGGTTCACCGCCGCCCTGACGACGGGCGCCGGCGAGCGGTCCGCCCACGGCGAGGATCCCGCCGGCGGCGGGGACGCCGCAGGCGACGGGCGGCCTGCCGGCGGCGCGCACGCTGCCGGCCGGCCCCTCGCCGAGCTCGACGGCGTCACGGTCGCCGGGCGGCTGCGACTGGACGGGCTGCTGACCATCGCGCCGGGGCAGCGCCTGCTGGTCACGGGCGCGAACGGGGCGGGCAAGACGACGTTGCTACGGGTCGTCGCCGGCGACCTGCAACCCGACACGGGCCTGGTGCGCCGCCCCGCCATGACCGGGTACCTGCCCCAGGAGCTGCCCGCGCGTTCCACCCGGCTTCCGCTGGTCGCGGCGTTCGCGGCCGGCCGGCCCGGACCGCTGGAGGAGCACGCCGCACGACTGCTGACGCTGGGCCTGTTCCGCGAGGAGGACCTGCACGTCCCGGTCGCGGAGCTGTCGGCGGGCCAGCAGCGCCGGTTGCAGCTCGCGCGGCTGGTCACCCGGCCCGCGGCCCTGCTCGTCCTCGACGAGCCGACCAACCACGTCGCGCTCGACCTGGTCGAGGACCTGGAGGCGGCGCTGGCGGTGTACCCGGGGGCGGTCGTCGCGGTCTCGCACGACCGCGGCTTCCGGGAGCGGTTCCCGGGGGAGCGGCTGGAGCTGAGCGGCGGCCGGAGGCGCTGA